Proteins encoded together in one Scheffersomyces stipitis CBS 6054 chromosome 5, complete sequence window:
- a CDS encoding predicted protein, with product MPISSTVSMPISSTVSTLSTVSMPISSTVSMPISSTVSMPISSTVSMPISSISVSFPGGVSAPPIRVRSMLSPVSDLSSDDVAMANDAAMADDDTIVDNGTVIDDVVSPVASKSADDGASADDSVEYVECAAIKTKGIFYILIIIQCVKFMNAGFAAI from the coding sequence ATGCCTATCCTGTCTACCGTGTCTATGCCTATCCTGTCTACCGTGTCTACCTTGTCTACCGTGTCTATGCCTATCCTGTCTACCGTGTCTATGCCTATCCTGTCTACCGTGTCTATGCCTATCCTGTCTACCGTGTCTATGCCTATCCTGTCTATCTCTGTGTCCTTTCCTGGGGGTGTGTCTGCCCCACCTATTCGTGTTCGTTCTATGTTGCTGCCTGTTTCTGATCTTCTGTCTGATGATGTGGCCATGGCCAATGACGCTGCCATGGCTGATGACGATACCATTGTTGATAACGGTACGGTAATTGATGACGTTGTCCTGCCTGTTGCTAGTAAGCTGGCTGATGATGGTGCCCTGGCTGATGATTCTGTTGAATATGTGGAATGTGCTGCTATTAAAACTAAAggcatattctatattctaaTTAtaatccaatgcgtaaagtttatgaatgcaggatttgcagccatttag